From Micromonospora rifamycinica, a single genomic window includes:
- a CDS encoding APC family permease yields the protein MASPTSLLKRLLVGRPFRSDRLQHTLLPKRIALPVFASDALSSVAYAPDEILLTLSIAGASAFLFSPWIALAVVVVMLTVVASYRQNVHAYPSGGGDYEVATVNLGPRAGLAVASALLVDYVLTVAVSVSSGVANLGSVVPFVATHKVLIAVSAVVLLTAMNLRGLRESGTAFAIPTYGFVIVIGGMILTGLVRYFVLGDDLRAPSAGLEIQAEHSVTGFALVFLLLRTFSSGCAALTGVEAISNGVPAFKAPKSRNAATTLLLLGSISVAMLVGIIWLARLTGLQFVEDPRTQILSGPDGYVQKTVTAQLGETVFGGGSVLLYVVAGMTALILFLAANTAFNGFPVLGSILAQDRYLPRQLHTRGDRLAFSNGIVFLAVFAIVLIVGFQAEVTRLIQLYIVGVFVSFTLSQAGMIRHWNRHLRTERDPEARRRMFRSRAINAFGMAMTGTVLVIVLLTKFLLGAWIAIAAMAVIYLLMLAIRRHYDRIAAELEPTEVRGVLPARNHAIVLVSKLHQPTLRAIAYARATRPDTLTAVTVNVDEKDTRQLQQEWERRELPVPLTVVDSPYREITRPILNFVANTRRESPRDVVTVFIPEYVVGHWWENLLHNQSALRLKGRLLFEPGVMVTSVPWQLASTATKNLDRLDETLSRTPARGPRVAPRSTLPPPVPPVVVPTPPAEPDQSSGDRP from the coding sequence GTGGCCAGTCCCACCTCGCTGCTGAAGCGACTCCTCGTCGGTCGACCGTTCCGGTCCGACCGGCTCCAGCACACCCTGCTGCCCAAGCGCATCGCCCTGCCGGTCTTCGCCTCCGACGCCCTGTCCAGCGTCGCGTACGCCCCGGACGAGATCCTGCTGACCCTCTCCATCGCCGGGGCGTCGGCGTTCCTGTTCTCCCCGTGGATCGCCCTCGCGGTGGTCGTGGTCATGCTGACCGTGGTGGCCAGCTACCGGCAGAACGTGCACGCCTACCCCTCCGGCGGCGGCGACTACGAGGTGGCCACGGTCAACCTCGGCCCCCGGGCCGGGCTGGCGGTGGCCAGCGCGCTGCTGGTCGACTACGTGCTGACCGTCGCCGTGTCGGTCTCCTCCGGGGTGGCCAACCTCGGCTCGGTGGTGCCCTTCGTGGCCACCCACAAGGTGCTGATCGCGGTGAGCGCGGTGGTGCTGCTGACCGCGATGAACCTGCGCGGGCTGCGCGAGTCCGGCACCGCGTTCGCCATCCCGACGTACGGCTTCGTGATCGTCATCGGCGGGATGATCCTCACCGGACTGGTCCGGTACTTCGTCCTCGGTGACGACCTGCGCGCCCCCAGCGCCGGGCTGGAGATCCAGGCGGAGCACAGCGTCACCGGCTTCGCGCTGGTCTTCCTGCTGCTGCGCACCTTCTCCTCCGGCTGCGCCGCGCTGACCGGGGTCGAGGCGATCTCCAACGGGGTGCCGGCGTTCAAGGCCCCGAAGAGCCGCAACGCGGCCACCACGCTGCTGCTGCTCGGCAGCATCTCAGTGGCCATGCTGGTCGGCATCATCTGGCTGGCCCGGCTGACCGGCCTGCAGTTCGTCGAGGATCCGCGCACCCAGATCCTCTCCGGCCCCGACGGGTACGTGCAGAAGACCGTCACCGCCCAACTCGGCGAGACCGTCTTCGGGGGCGGGTCGGTGCTGCTCTACGTGGTCGCCGGGATGACCGCGCTGATCCTCTTCCTGGCCGCGAACACCGCGTTCAACGGTTTCCCGGTGCTCGGCTCGATCCTCGCCCAGGACCGCTACCTGCCCCGGCAGCTGCACACCCGGGGCGACCGGCTGGCCTTCTCCAACGGGATCGTCTTCCTCGCCGTCTTCGCGATCGTGCTGATCGTCGGCTTCCAGGCCGAGGTGACCCGGCTGATCCAGCTCTACATCGTCGGCGTCTTCGTCTCGTTCACGCTCTCCCAGGCCGGCATGATCCGGCACTGGAACCGGCACCTGCGCACCGAGCGGGATCCGGAGGCCCGCCGCCGGATGTTCCGTTCCCGGGCGATCAACGCGTTCGGCATGGCGATGACCGGCACCGTGCTGGTCATCGTGCTGCTCACCAAGTTCCTGCTCGGCGCGTGGATCGCCATCGCCGCGATGGCGGTGATCTACCTGCTGATGCTGGCCATCCGCCGGCACTACGACCGGATCGCCGCCGAGCTGGAACCGACCGAGGTGCGCGGGGTGCTGCCCGCCCGCAACCACGCCATCGTGCTGGTCAGCAAGCTGCACCAACCGACCCTGCGGGCCATCGCGTACGCCCGCGCCACCCGGCCGGACACGCTCACCGCGGTCACCGTCAACGTGGACGAGAAGGACACCCGGCAGCTCCAGCAGGAGTGGGAGCGGCGCGAACTGCCGGTGCCGCTGACCGTGGTCGACTCGCCGTACCGGGAGATCACCCGGCCGATCCTGAACTTCGTGGCCAACACCCGCCGGGAGTCGCCCCGCGACGTGGTCACCGTCTTCATCCCCGAGTACGTCGTCGGCCACTGGTGGGAGAACCTGCTGCACAACCAGAGCGCGTTGCGGCTCAAGGGCCGGCTGCTCTTCGAGCCGGGCGTGATGGTGACCAGTGTGCCGTGGCAGCTGGCCTCCACCGCGACCAAGAACCTCGACCGGCTGGACGAGACGCTGAGCCGTACCCCCGCCCGGGGGCCACGGGTCGCGCCGCGCAGCACCCTGCCGCCGCCCGTGCCGCCGGTGGTCGTCCCCACCCCGCCCGCCGAGCCCGACCAGTCGTCCGGAGACCGCCCGTGA